A window of Mycolicibacterium fluoranthenivorans contains these coding sequences:
- the cobO gene encoding cob(I)yrinic acid a,c-diamide adenosyltransferase, with product MPQGQPLTVPNDGLTTKARRNAPLLAVHTGPGKGKSTAAFGMALRAWNQGFDIAVFQFVKSAKWKVGEESAFAALGRMHDEHGVGGPVQWHKMGSGWSWTRKHGSEVDHAEAARDGWAEIRSRLAEARHDFYVLDEFTYPLKWGWISVDEVVEVLADRPGNQHVVITGRDAPQRLLEAADLVTEMTKIKHPMDAGRKGQRGIEW from the coding sequence ATGCCACAAGGGCAACCGCTCACGGTTCCGAATGACGGGCTGACCACCAAGGCGCGCCGCAATGCCCCGTTGCTCGCGGTGCACACCGGCCCCGGCAAGGGGAAGTCGACCGCAGCCTTCGGGATGGCGCTGCGCGCCTGGAACCAGGGTTTCGATATCGCGGTGTTCCAATTCGTGAAGAGCGCCAAGTGGAAAGTGGGCGAGGAGAGCGCCTTCGCCGCCCTGGGCCGGATGCACGACGAGCACGGTGTCGGCGGGCCGGTGCAGTGGCACAAGATGGGGTCGGGCTGGTCGTGGACGCGTAAGCACGGGTCCGAGGTCGACCATGCCGAGGCGGCCCGGGACGGCTGGGCCGAGATCCGCAGCCGGCTCGCGGAGGCGCGCCACGACTTCTACGTCCTCGACGAGTTCACCTATCCGCTCAAGTGGGGCTGGATCTCCGTGGACGAGGTGGTCGAGGTGCTGGCCGACCGCCCCGGTAACCAGCATGTGGTGATCACCGGCCGCGACGCCCCGCAGCGACTGCTGGAGGCCGCCGATCTGGTGACCGAGATGACCAAGATCAAGCACCCGATGGACGCCGGCCGCAAGGGCCAGCGCGGTATCGAGTGGTAG
- a CDS encoding alpha/beta hydrolase → MTASQSHSHAQWQPDVLPGYRALTLALGADPDGEGDLVATLVHRERDNPRARAVLVVHGFTDYFFHTELADRFAARGFDVYALDLPKCGRSRLDGQTPHFTTDLARYDTALQAALGHVDAAEVLVYGHSAGGLIVTLWLDRLRRRGADGRITGLVLNSPWFDLHGPAILRSAPTSAALIALARLRKMQVIRRPVAEGGYGSTLHRDYAGEFDYDLEWKPLGGFPVTFGWINAIRRAQARLHRGLDVGVPSLILRSGHSVAESSDPDVIQRGDAVLDVAQIARWAGCVGSRVTVVPITDAKHDVFLSLAEPRAAAYRELDAWLDWYLSNQNRSFTTQSG, encoded by the coding sequence GTGACGGCATCGCAGAGCCATTCGCATGCGCAGTGGCAGCCCGACGTCCTACCCGGCTACCGGGCACTGACTCTGGCGCTGGGGGCCGACCCGGATGGCGAAGGCGACCTGGTGGCCACCCTGGTGCACCGGGAGCGGGACAACCCACGTGCCCGGGCCGTGCTGGTGGTGCACGGCTTCACCGACTACTTCTTCCACACCGAACTCGCCGACCGCTTCGCCGCCCGCGGGTTCGACGTCTACGCATTGGACCTGCCCAAATGCGGTCGGTCCCGGCTGGACGGGCAGACCCCGCACTTCACCACCGACCTGGCCCGCTACGACACCGCGCTGCAGGCCGCGCTGGGGCATGTCGATGCCGCCGAGGTGCTGGTCTACGGCCATTCGGCCGGTGGACTCATCGTGACGCTGTGGCTGGACCGGCTGCGCCGTCGCGGGGCCGACGGGCGCATCACGGGTCTGGTGCTCAACAGCCCGTGGTTCGATCTGCACGGACCGGCGATCCTGCGCAGCGCGCCGACCTCGGCAGCCCTGATCGCCCTGGCCCGGCTGCGCAAGATGCAGGTGATCCGCAGGCCCGTCGCCGAAGGCGGCTACGGCAGCACCCTGCATCGCGACTACGCGGGGGAATTCGACTACGACCTGGAGTGGAAACCGCTGGGCGGGTTCCCGGTGACGTTCGGCTGGATCAACGCCATCCGGCGGGCGCAGGCGCGTTTGCACCGCGGGCTGGACGTCGGGGTGCCCTCGCTGATCCTGCGGTCGGGGCACAGCGTCGCCGAGTCCTCCGACCCGGACGTCATCCAGCGGGGGGACGCGGTGCTCGATGTCGCCCAGATCGCCCGCTGGGCCGGCTGTGTCGGCAGCCGCGTCACCGTGGTACCGATCACCGATGCCAAGCACGACGTGTTCCTGTCCCTGGCCGAGCCGCGGGCCGCCGCCTACCGGGAGCTCGACGCCTGGTTGGATTGGTACTTGAGTAACCAGAATCGGTCGTTCACAACACAATCCGGATAG
- a CDS encoding MFS transporter, with translation MTALNDAERARGNNRALPVRIEHDGAQRSGRLPAWLPSWNFIAAVIAIGGMQLLATMDSTVAIVALPKIQDELGLSDAGRSWVITAYVLTFGGLMLLGGRLGDTIGRKRTFIVGVALFTIASVLCGVAWDEATLVIARLLQGVGSAIASPTGLALVATTFPKGPARNAATAVFAAMTGVGSVMGLVVGGALTEVSWRLAFLVNIPIGLVMLYLAHTTLKETDRARMKLDAAGAILATLACTAAVFGFSMGPEQGWLSPLTLASGAGAVLFGFAFFYVERSAENPVVPFSLFRDRNRVATLAAVFLAGGVMFTLTVLIGLYVQDIMGYSALKAGIGFIPFVIALGIGLGVSSVLVSKFAPRWLVISGGVLVLGAMIYGSTLNAGIPYFPNLVLPITIGGFGIGMIVVPLTVSAIAGVGFDEIGPVSAIALMLQNLGGPVVLAIIQAVITSRTLYLGGTTGPVKNMDAAQHHALDQGYTYGLLWVAAVAVLVGAVALFIRYSAEEVAHAQEVKDALDAGELQLDN, from the coding sequence ATGACGGCTCTCAACGACGCAGAGCGAGCACGCGGGAACAACCGCGCGCTGCCTGTTCGCATCGAGCATGACGGGGCGCAGCGCTCAGGCCGGCTTCCGGCCTGGCTGCCGTCCTGGAACTTCATCGCCGCGGTCATCGCCATCGGCGGCATGCAGCTGCTGGCCACGATGGACAGCACCGTCGCGATCGTCGCCCTGCCCAAGATCCAGGACGAACTCGGGCTCTCGGATGCCGGCCGCAGCTGGGTGATCACCGCCTACGTGCTGACCTTCGGTGGACTGATGCTCCTCGGCGGTCGTCTCGGCGACACCATCGGGCGCAAGCGCACCTTCATCGTCGGTGTCGCGCTGTTCACCATCGCTTCGGTGCTGTGCGGTGTGGCCTGGGACGAGGCCACCCTGGTCATCGCCCGCCTGCTGCAGGGTGTCGGCTCGGCCATCGCTTCACCGACCGGCCTCGCGCTGGTCGCCACCACCTTCCCCAAGGGTCCGGCCCGCAACGCCGCGACCGCCGTGTTCGCTGCCATGACGGGCGTCGGCTCGGTGATGGGTCTGGTGGTCGGTGGGGCACTCACCGAGGTGTCCTGGCGGCTGGCGTTCCTGGTCAACATCCCCATCGGTCTGGTGATGCTCTACCTGGCGCACACCACCCTCAAGGAGACCGACCGCGCCCGGATGAAGCTCGATGCCGCCGGTGCCATCCTGGCCACCCTGGCGTGCACCGCCGCGGTGTTCGGCTTCTCGATGGGCCCGGAGCAGGGCTGGTTGTCGCCGCTCACCCTGGCCTCCGGCGCGGGCGCGGTGCTGTTCGGGTTCGCCTTCTTCTATGTGGAGCGCTCCGCGGAGAACCCCGTCGTGCCGTTCTCGCTGTTCCGGGACCGCAACCGCGTCGCGACCCTGGCCGCGGTGTTCCTGGCCGGCGGTGTGATGTTCACACTGACCGTGCTGATCGGCCTGTATGTGCAGGACATCATGGGCTACAGCGCGCTCAAGGCGGGTATCGGTTTCATCCCGTTCGTCATCGCGCTCGGTATCGGACTCGGTGTCTCCTCGGTGCTGGTGTCCAAGTTCGCGCCGCGCTGGCTGGTCATCTCCGGTGGTGTGCTGGTGCTCGGTGCCATGATCTACGGCTCGACACTCAACGCCGGTATCCCGTACTTCCCGAACCTGGTGCTGCCCATCACGATCGGCGGTTTCGGGATCGGCATGATCGTCGTCCCGCTGACCGTCTCGGCCATCGCCGGTGTCGGTTTCGACGAGATCGGTCCGGTCTCGGCCATCGCCCTGATGCTGCAGAACCTCGGCGGGCCGGTCGTGCTCGCGATCATCCAGGCCGTGATCACCTCGCGCACCCTCTACCTGGGCGGTACCACCGGCCCGGTCAAGAACATGGACGCCGCCCAACACCACGCGCTGGACCAGGGTTACACCTACGGTCTGTTGTGGGTGGCCGCGGTGGCCGTCCTGGTGGGTGCGGTCGCGTTGTTCATCCGCTACTCGGCCGAAGAGGTCGCCCACGCGCAGGAAGTCAAGGACGCGCTGGACGCCGGAGAGCTTCAGCTCGACAATTGA
- a CDS encoding magnesium chelatase subunit D family protein, with protein sequence MANYPFSALVGHDRLRLALILCAVRPDIGGVLIRGEKGTAKSTAVRGLATVLSQVDDEARLVELPIGATEDRVVGSLDLQRVLRDGEQAFQPGLLARAHGGVLYVDEVNLLHDHLVDVLLDAAAMGRVHIERDGISHSHDARFVLVGTMNPEEGELRPQLLDRFGLTVDVAASRDVDVRVEVIRQRLAYEADPRGFADRYSDQDAALAARITAARAALVDVVLPDNELRRIAALCAAFDVDGMRADLVLARTAVAHAAWRGSATGASAATGKVTVAEEDIRIAAELALPHRRRRDPFDDPGLDQDRLDEALAAADQSGPEQEPEPDPDPPGGGGAEAANGAEASGGAESSAPQTNSGNGASRPSAPPAATFRTKALLVPGVGEGAPGRRSRARNRTGATVAATDVPGDGHGVHVFASVLAAAGNQRRAGRPRIGPEDVRRAVREGREANLVIFVVDASGSMAARDRMSAVSGATLSLLRDAYQRRDKVAVVTFRQDRAQVLLPPTSSVYIAGRRLARFDTGGKTPLAQGLLAARDVVLREKARDRSRRPLVVVLTDGRATGGADPLGRTETAARLLVAEGVAAVVVDCETSYVRLGLATRLAQQLDAPAVRLSQLQAGELTSLVKSAA encoded by the coding sequence ATGGCGAACTACCCGTTCAGCGCGCTGGTGGGCCACGACCGGCTCCGGCTGGCGCTCATCTTGTGCGCGGTGCGCCCCGATATCGGTGGGGTGCTGATCCGCGGCGAGAAGGGCACCGCCAAATCGACCGCGGTCCGCGGCCTGGCGACCGTGCTGTCCCAGGTCGACGACGAGGCGCGGTTGGTGGAGCTGCCGATCGGTGCCACCGAGGACCGGGTGGTCGGATCACTGGATCTGCAACGGGTGCTGCGTGACGGTGAGCAGGCCTTCCAACCGGGTCTGCTGGCCCGGGCCCACGGCGGGGTGCTCTACGTCGACGAGGTCAACCTGCTGCACGACCATCTGGTCGACGTACTGCTGGACGCCGCCGCGATGGGCCGCGTGCACATCGAGCGGGACGGTATCTCACACAGCCACGACGCCCGGTTCGTCCTGGTGGGCACCATGAATCCGGAGGAGGGGGAGCTGCGCCCGCAGCTGCTGGACCGGTTCGGGCTCACCGTCGATGTGGCCGCCTCACGTGATGTCGATGTGCGCGTCGAGGTGATCCGGCAGCGGCTGGCGTATGAAGCCGACCCGCGGGGGTTCGCCGACCGCTACTCCGACCAGGATGCCGCACTGGCGGCCCGGATCACCGCCGCTCGGGCCGCGCTGGTCGATGTTGTGTTGCCGGACAACGAGTTACGGCGGATCGCCGCCCTGTGCGCGGCCTTCGACGTGGACGGGATGCGCGCGGATCTGGTGCTGGCCCGCACCGCGGTGGCGCACGCGGCCTGGCGGGGCAGCGCGACCGGGGCGAGCGCAGCGACGGGGAAGGTGACCGTGGCCGAAGAAGATATCCGGATCGCCGCGGAGCTGGCGCTGCCGCACCGCCGCCGCCGTGACCCGTTCGACGATCCGGGACTGGATCAGGACCGCCTGGACGAGGCGTTGGCCGCGGCCGATCAATCGGGACCGGAGCAGGAGCCGGAACCGGATCCCGACCCGCCGGGCGGCGGTGGGGCCGAAGCAGCCAATGGCGCCGAGGCGTCCGGTGGCGCCGAGAGCTCTGCGCCGCAGACGAATTCGGGTAACGGTGCGAGCCGTCCCAGCGCGCCGCCCGCGGCGACCTTCCGGACCAAGGCGTTGCTCGTCCCGGGTGTCGGTGAGGGCGCGCCGGGCCGCCGTTCGCGGGCGCGCAACCGCACCGGCGCCACCGTGGCGGCCACCGACGTGCCGGGCGACGGTCACGGGGTGCACGTCTTCGCCTCGGTGCTGGCGGCCGCGGGCAATCAGCGCCGGGCCGGCCGGCCGCGCATCGGGCCCGAGGACGTCCGGCGCGCGGTGCGTGAAGGCCGGGAGGCCAACTTGGTGATCTTCGTGGTCGACGCCTCCGGGTCGATGGCCGCGAGGGACCGGATGTCGGCGGTCAGCGGTGCCACGCTGTCGCTGCTGCGGGACGCTTACCAGCGTCGCGACAAGGTTGCGGTCGTGACCTTCCGTCAGGACCGGGCGCAGGTGCTGCTGCCCCCGACCTCCTCGGTATACATCGCCGGACGACGACTGGCGCGCTTCGACACCGGGGGGAAGACCCCGTTGGCGCAGGGCCTGCTGGCCGCACGCGACGTCGTGCTGCGGGAGAAGGCGCGGGACCGGTCCCGGCGCCCGCTGGTGGTCGTGCTCACCGACGGGCGGGCCACCGGCGGTGCCGATCCGCTGGGCCGCACCGAGACGGCCGCCCGGTTACTGGTGGCCGAGGGTGTCGCCGCCGTGGTGGTGGACTGCGAGACGTCCTACGTGCGACTGGGATTGGCCACCCGGCTGGCTCAGCAGCTCGATGCCCCCGCGGTCCGTCTGAGTCAGTTGCAGGCCGGCGAGCTGACCTCGCTGGTCAAATCAGCAGCCTAG
- the mqo gene encoding malate dehydrogenase (quinone), translated as MSATLGALLRLVEPSWSITLIERLDGAAAESSDPWNNAGTGHSALCELNYTPQKADGTVDIAKAVTVNEQFQVSRQFWAYAVENGVLPDVRNFLNPIPHVSFVHGAANVGYLKARREALVGNPLFASMEFIDDADEFARRLPLMAAKRDFSEPVALNWTQSGTDVDFGSLSRQLIGYGAAQGMTTLFGHQVRNLRKESDGTWTISYINRRTREKYKINAKFVFVGAGGGALPLLQKAGIPEAKGFGGFPVGGQWLRTDNPELAAAHQAKVYGAPPLGAPPMSVPHLDTRVINGRSYLLFGPFAGWSPKFLKQGKVTDLPLSVKPNNLASMLGVGLTETSLLKYLIGQLLLSEADRVETLREFAPSARDSDWELDIAGQRVQVIRRQGAGGVLEFGTTVLSAADGSIAGLLGASPGASTAVPAMLEVLERCFGDRYPSWQPKLKEMVPSLGTKLSGEPGLYREVWDWGTKVLQLDTPAAV; from the coding sequence ATGAGCGCCACCCTCGGCGCGCTGCTGCGACTGGTCGAGCCGAGTTGGTCGATCACGCTGATCGAACGCCTCGACGGCGCCGCTGCCGAGAGCAGTGACCCGTGGAACAACGCGGGCACCGGGCACTCGGCGCTCTGCGAGCTGAACTACACGCCGCAGAAGGCCGACGGCACCGTCGATATCGCCAAGGCCGTCACCGTCAACGAGCAATTCCAGGTCTCCCGCCAGTTCTGGGCCTACGCCGTGGAGAACGGCGTACTGCCCGACGTGCGCAACTTCCTCAATCCGATCCCGCATGTCAGCTTCGTGCACGGCGCGGCCAACGTCGGCTACCTCAAGGCCCGCCGGGAGGCCCTGGTCGGCAACCCGCTGTTCGCCTCCATGGAGTTCATCGACGACGCCGACGAGTTCGCCCGCCGGTTGCCGTTGATGGCGGCCAAGCGGGACTTCTCCGAACCGGTCGCGCTGAACTGGACCCAGTCCGGCACCGACGTGGATTTCGGCTCGCTGTCGCGCCAGCTCATCGGGTACGGCGCCGCCCAGGGCATGACGACCCTGTTCGGCCACCAGGTGCGCAACCTGCGCAAGGAGTCCGACGGCACCTGGACCATCAGCTACATCAACCGGCGTACCCGCGAGAAGTACAAGATCAACGCCAAGTTCGTCTTCGTCGGCGCCGGCGGTGGCGCGCTGCCCCTGCTGCAGAAGGCCGGTATCCCGGAGGCCAAGGGCTTCGGCGGGTTCCCCGTCGGTGGCCAGTGGCTGCGCACCGACAATCCCGAACTCGCGGCGGCGCACCAGGCCAAGGTGTACGGCGCGCCCCCGCTCGGCGCCCCGCCCATGTCGGTGCCGCACCTGGACACCCGGGTGATCAACGGCCGGTCCTATCTGTTGTTCGGTCCGTTCGCGGGCTGGTCGCCGAAGTTCCTCAAGCAGGGCAAGGTCACCGATCTGCCGCTGTCGGTCAAGCCGAACAACCTGGCCTCGATGCTCGGCGTCGGCTTGACCGAGACGAGTCTGCTCAAGTACCTGATCGGCCAGCTGCTCTTGAGCGAGGCCGACCGGGTCGAGACGTTGCGCGAATTCGCACCCAGCGCACGCGATTCCGACTGGGAGCTCGATATCGCGGGCCAGCGTGTGCAGGTGATCAGGCGCCAGGGTGCCGGCGGCGTGCTGGAGTTCGGCACCACCGTGCTCTCGGCGGCGGACGGCTCCATCGCCGGTCTGCTCGGGGCCTCGCCCGGAGCGTCGACCGCGGTGCCCGCCATGCTGGAGGTGCTGGAGCGCTGCTTCGGGGACCGGTACCCGTCCTGGCAGCCCAAACTCAAGGAGATGGTGCCGTCGCTGGGAACCAAGCTGTCCGGCGAACCCGGCCTGTACCGCGAGGTGTGGGATTGGGGCACCAAGGTGCTGCAGCTCGACACTCCCGCAGCCGTGTGA
- a CDS encoding GNAT family N-acetyltransferase — MTVALRRSWAQDLDAATLYELLKLRVEVFVVEQACPYPELDGRDLLAETRHFWLESPDGQVISTLRLMEEHPRGEKVFRIGRVCTKRTERGNGHTARLMQAAIAEVGDYPCRIDAQTYLQEMYSAHGFVRDGDEFLEDGIPHVPMIRPGLGAGQQ, encoded by the coding sequence ATGACGGTCGCGCTGCGCCGGAGCTGGGCGCAGGATCTCGACGCCGCCACCCTCTATGAGCTTCTCAAGCTGCGCGTCGAGGTGTTCGTGGTCGAGCAGGCCTGCCCCTACCCGGAGCTCGATGGCCGTGATCTGCTCGCCGAGACCCGGCACTTCTGGCTGGAAAGCCCTGACGGACAGGTGATTTCGACGTTGCGTTTGATGGAGGAGCACCCCCGCGGGGAGAAGGTGTTCCGCATCGGGCGGGTCTGCACCAAACGCACCGAACGCGGCAACGGGCACACCGCCCGGCTGATGCAGGCCGCCATCGCGGAGGTCGGCGACTATCCGTGCCGGATCGACGCACAGACCTACCTGCAGGAGATGTACAGCGCGCACGGTTTCGTCCGCGACGGTGACGAATTCCTGGAGGACGGCATTCCCCACGTGCCGATGATCCGGCCGGGCTTGGGAGCGGGACAGCAATAG
- a CDS encoding cobyrinate a,c-diamide synthase, whose product MTPAVIIAAPASGSGKTTVATGLMGALRRAGHRVAPFKVGPDFIDPGYHALATGLPGRNLDPVLVGEDLIGPLYRHGSAHADIAVVEGVMGLFDGRIAPDPGPARGSTAQVAGLLGAPVVLVVDARGQSQSIAALLHGFSTFDSGLRFAGVILNRVGSPRHEQVLRQACEQVGIPVLGAIPRAGELEVPSRHLGLVTAVEYGRHAERAVAAMADLVARHVDVAAVVAAAGSGVTAAPWSPAAAEPVRGVTVALAAGRAFSFGYAEHRELLVAAGADVVDFDPLADELPAAATAVVIPGGFPEQFTAELSANETVRAQIRALAAAGAPVHAECAGLTYLVDDLDGVPMCGVLAGTARFTERLTLGYRDAVAVTDSSLHRVGERVSGHEFHRTAVTFATDYDQAWAYRGGLGRDGAVHRGVHAGYLHTHPAAHPQAITRFVAAGATFKLAG is encoded by the coding sequence GTGACACCAGCCGTCATCATCGCCGCCCCCGCCTCGGGCAGCGGCAAGACCACGGTGGCGACGGGCCTGATGGGCGCGCTGCGCCGTGCCGGACACCGCGTCGCCCCGTTCAAGGTGGGCCCCGACTTCATCGACCCGGGCTATCACGCCCTGGCCACCGGGCTGCCGGGCCGGAACCTGGATCCCGTGCTCGTGGGGGAGGACCTGATCGGCCCGCTGTACCGACACGGCAGCGCACACGCCGATATCGCGGTCGTCGAGGGCGTGATGGGTCTGTTCGACGGCCGTATCGCACCCGACCCCGGGCCGGCCCGCGGATCCACCGCCCAGGTCGCGGGCCTGCTCGGTGCGCCGGTGGTGCTGGTGGTCGACGCGCGGGGCCAGAGTCAGAGCATCGCCGCACTGCTGCACGGCTTCTCGACCTTCGACAGCGGGCTGCGCTTCGCCGGGGTGATCCTCAACCGGGTCGGCTCACCGCGCCATGAGCAGGTGCTGCGGCAGGCCTGCGAACAGGTCGGCATACCGGTGCTGGGCGCCATCCCGCGCGCGGGAGAACTCGAGGTGCCGTCCCGCCATCTCGGCCTGGTGACCGCCGTCGAGTATGGCCGGCATGCCGAACGGGCCGTGGCGGCGATGGCCGATCTGGTGGCCCGGCACGTCGACGTGGCCGCCGTGGTCGCCGCCGCCGGGTCCGGGGTCACCGCCGCGCCGTGGAGTCCCGCGGCGGCCGAACCGGTGCGCGGGGTGACCGTCGCCCTGGCCGCCGGGCGGGCCTTCAGCTTCGGCTACGCCGAACACCGTGAACTGCTCGTCGCGGCCGGCGCCGATGTCGTCGACTTCGACCCGCTGGCCGACGAACTACCTGCCGCGGCGACCGCCGTCGTCATCCCGGGCGGTTTCCCGGAGCAGTTCACCGCCGAGCTCTCGGCCAACGAGACGGTACGGGCCCAGATCCGGGCGCTGGCCGCCGCGGGCGCCCCGGTGCACGCCGAGTGCGCCGGGCTGACCTATCTGGTCGACGATCTCGACGGGGTACCGATGTGCGGTGTGCTGGCGGGCACGGCGCGGTTCACCGAACGCCTGACGCTGGGTTACCGGGACGCGGTGGCGGTCACGGACTCGTCGCTGCACCGGGTGGGCGAGCGGGTCTCCGGGCACGAATTCCATCGCACCGCAGTCACTTTCGCCACCGACTATGACCAGGCCTGGGCCTATCGGGGCGGGCTGGGCCGCGACGGCGCGGTGCACCGCGGCGTCCATGCCGGCTACCTGCACACCCACCCGGCCGCGCACCCGCAGGCCATCACCCGGTTCGTGGCCGCCGGCGCAACCTTTAAGCTCGCCGGGTGA
- the cobA gene encoding uroporphyrinogen-III C-methyltransferase, whose protein sequence is MSSENAYLVGLRLQGRKVVVVGGGSVAQRRLPLLISVGADVHVVTRSATPAVEAMHPITLTLRDFRDEDLDGAWYVLAATDDPDVNAAIVEGAERRRIFCVRADAARDGTAVTPASFEFDGLSVGVLAGGQHRRSAAIRTAIHEALLRGLISGQAPDTVHEGVALVGGGPGDPELITVRGRRLLAHADVVVADRLAPPELLAELAPHVEVIDAAKIPYGRAMAQEAINEVLIDRAKAGKFVVRLKGGDPFVFARGYEEVLACAEAGIPVTVVPGVTSAIAVPALAGTPVTHRAVNHEFVVVSGHVAPEHPESLVNWNALAQMTGTIVLLMAVERIELFADVLLAGGRPADTPVLVVQHGSTAAQRTVRARLSDVAETVRSEGIRPPAIIVIGPVAGFGS, encoded by the coding sequence GTGAGTTCAGAGAACGCCTACCTCGTCGGTCTGCGCCTGCAAGGGCGCAAAGTTGTCGTCGTGGGCGGTGGCAGCGTGGCCCAGCGCCGGTTGCCGCTGCTGATCTCGGTCGGGGCGGATGTGCATGTCGTCACCCGATCCGCCACCCCGGCGGTCGAGGCCATGCACCCGATCACCCTGACCCTGCGCGATTTCCGCGATGAGGATCTGGACGGCGCCTGGTACGTGCTGGCCGCCACCGACGATCCGGACGTCAACGCCGCCATCGTCGAAGGGGCCGAGCGCCGCCGCATCTTCTGCGTGCGCGCCGACGCCGCGCGTGACGGCACCGCGGTCACCCCGGCCTCCTTCGAGTTCGACGGCCTGTCGGTCGGCGTGCTCGCCGGCGGGCAGCACCGGCGGTCGGCGGCCATCCGCACCGCGATCCACGAAGCGCTGCTGCGGGGCCTGATCTCCGGGCAGGCGCCCGACACCGTGCACGAGGGGGTGGCACTGGTCGGCGGGGGACCGGGTGACCCGGAACTGATCACGGTGCGGGGACGGCGGCTGCTGGCCCACGCCGATGTCGTCGTCGCCGACCGGTTGGCCCCGCCGGAACTTCTCGCCGAACTGGCCCCGCACGTCGAGGTGATCGATGCCGCCAAGATCCCGTACGGGCGGGCCATGGCACAGGAGGCCATCAACGAGGTCCTCATCGACCGCGCCAAGGCTGGCAAGTTCGTGGTGCGGCTCAAGGGCGGTGACCCGTTCGTCTTCGCCCGCGGCTACGAAGAGGTGCTCGCGTGCGCCGAGGCCGGGATCCCGGTCACCGTGGTGCCGGGTGTGACCAGTGCCATAGCGGTTCCCGCGCTGGCCGGTACCCCGGTCACGCACCGCGCCGTCAACCATGAGTTCGTGGTGGTCAGCGGCCATGTCGCGCCTGAGCATCCCGAATCGTTAGTGAATTGGAATGCGCTGGCCCAGATGACGGGGACCATCGTGTTGCTGATGGCCGTCGAACGCATCGAACTGTTCGCCGACGTCCTGCTGGCGGGCGGCCGACCTGCGGATACGCCGGTCCTGGTGGTGCAGCACGGATCGACGGCCGCCCAACGGACGGTGCGCGCCCGGCTTTCCGACGTTGCCGAAACCGTCCGCAGCGAGGGAATCAGGCCGCCGGCGATCATCGTGATCGGGCCCGTGGCCGGTTTCGGGAGTTAA